In the genome of Geotrypetes seraphini chromosome 16, aGeoSer1.1, whole genome shotgun sequence, one region contains:
- the LOC117349786 gene encoding olfactory receptor 5V1-like: MTEFLILGFPEFPEFRLPLFTLFSLLYLLALLGNLLVICIVWMDQHLHIPMYFFLTNLSALDICSLTSIMPKMLSILLTKSYNTAFVDCVVQMYCYMVCVITEFALLSAMAYDRYIAICNPLRYLKIMNKRACAALAAASWLAGLLEPLPPTIVVSRFPFCDSNVINHFFCEIAAVVKLSCSDISIIQIMSYVQGLFAVFIPFLLTLTSYMFIISTILKIRSRKGKSKAFSTCSSHLTVIILAYGTVIGVYMHPGSMDTGDPNKLPIAMYIVSLPLLNPLIYSLRSKELKMALKKAISRISTFVTH; encoded by the coding sequence ATGACAGAGTTCCTGATACTCGGCTTCCCAGAATTTCCAGAGTTTCGGCTCCCTCTCTTCACCCTCTTCTCACTCCTCTACCTGTTGGCTCTGCTGGGGAACCTCCTCGTTATCTGCATCGTATGGATGGATCAACACCTGCACATCCCCATGTATTTCTTCTTGACCAACTTGTCTGCCTTAGACATCTGCTCTTTGACTTCCATTATGCCAAAAATGCTGTCAATCCTCCTGACAAAGAGCTATAATACAGCGTTCGTGGACTGCGTTGTGCAGATGTACTGCTATATGGTGTGCGTAATTACAGAATTCGCTCTTCTCAGTGCCATGGCATATGACCGCTACATTGCGATATGCAACCCTTTGCGTTACCTCAAGATCATGAACAAAAGGGCGTGCGCTGCTCTAGCAGCTGCCTCGTGGCTAGCGGGTTTATTGGAGCCTCTGCCACCCACTATCGTTGTATCCCGGTTTCCTTTTTGTGACTCCAACGTAATAAATCATTTCTTCTGTGAAATTGCAGCAGTGGTGAAGCTCTCGTGCTCAGATATTTCAATAATTCAAATTATGTCTTACGTACAAGGGTTATTTGCGGTCTTCATCCCATTCCTCCTAACCCTGACGTCCTACATGTTTATCATTTCTACCATCCTGAAGATCCGCTCTAGAAAAGGGAAAAGcaaggccttctctacctgttccTCCCACCTTACGGTCATCATTCTTGCATATGGGACTGTGATAGGAGTGTATATGCATCCTGGTTCAATGGACACTGGAGATCCAAACAAGTTACCTATCGCTATGTATATAGTCAGTCTCCCACTCCTAAACCCCCTGATCTATAGCTTGAGAAGCAAAGAGCTAAAAATGGCCCTGAAAAAAGCCATTAGCAGGATATCAACATTTGTAACTCACTAA